The proteins below come from a single Zea mays cultivar B73 chromosome 8, Zm-B73-REFERENCE-NAM-5.0, whole genome shotgun sequence genomic window:
- the LOC100383213 gene encoding putative DUF1664 domain family protein, whose protein sequence is MVLGNVAIVIGSGIVGSVLTGGEFGLPDFRDAISGAFKFLTKSAKPGKDGPSTSSPHTAELFSQVNHLREELQMLSKSNHVSIVTVDGRPGPGAYGITAVVIGGAIGYLFIRWKGWKLSDMMFVTKRGLSDACNVVGKQVDQVSESVNVAKKHLAGRIDRVDCSLDECQEITEATKEEVTIIHGDLSAFQKEMETVHLVVRSLETKLGRLAYTQDRTTRGIYDLCEFTKRLDQSPKADTRQVTSSTSRPAIESSERIVRVASLPLALEPESPRIEAPKVVRSSTVMSASGLSLLAGTTIPPKRDQPGVYSRASSMKEGSSELPSGVRNSAEPSPRRSGASTLFGGLGFLRNYTS, encoded by the exons ATGGTTCTTGGCAACGTCGCCATCGTCATCGGCTCCG GAATTGTCGGATCAGTACTTACAGGCGGTGAGTTTGGCCTTCCCGACTTCAGGGATGCAATCTCTGGTGCTTTCAAG TTCTTGACCAAGAGTGCAAAGCCAGGCAAGGATGGGCCGTCTACCAGCAGTCCACATACTGCTGAGTTGTTCAGCCAG GTCAATCATCTCAGAGAGGAGCTGCAAATGTTGTCTAAATCAAATCATGTTTCCATTGTCACTGTTGATGGTAGACCTG GCCCTGGTGCATACGGTATAACAGCTGTTGTTATTGGAGGAGCTATTGGCTATTTATTCATAAGATGGAAG GGGTGGAAACTTTCTGATATGATGTTTGTGACGAAGCGTGGGTTATCAGATGCTTGCAATGTAGTGGGGAAACAAGTGGATCAGGTTTCAGAAAGTGTTAAT GTTGCAAAGAAACATCTTGCTGGAAGGATTGATCGTGTAGATTGTAGTTTAGATGAATGCCAAGAAATTACAGAAGCCACAAAGGAAGAG GTTACAATCATCCATGGAGATCTAAGTGCCTTCCAGAAGGAAATGGAAACAGTTCATCTCGTAGTTCGTAGTCTG GAGACAAAGCTTGGACGCCTAGCTTATACTCAA GATCGGACAACACGAGGAATATATGATTTGTGTGAATTCACTAAAAGATTGGATCAGAGCCCGAAAGCTGATACTCGTCAG GTTACATCATCAACTTCTCGTCCTGCTATTGAATCCTCAGAGAGAATTGTTAGG GTTGCTTCTTTACCCCTGGCTTTGGAACCGGAGTCTCCTAGAATTGAGGCACCTAAG GTTGTGCGCTCATCTACAGTCATGTCAGCATCGGGTCTTAGTTTGCTAGCTGGAACTACAATACCACCTAAAAGA GATCAACCGGGTGTGTACAGCAGAGCAAGTTCAATGAAGGAAGGATCCTCTGAGTTGCCGAGTGGCGTGCGAAACTCAGCAGAACCAAGCCCCAGGAGATCTGGTGCTTCAACCCTGTTTGGAGGGCTTGGGTTTCTAAGGAACTACACCAGCTGA